In the Leptospira terpstrae serovar Hualin str. LT 11-33 = ATCC 700639 genome, TACCCAAAATAAAAATAAGAGAAAGTAATACGAGAACAAGACCCGTTTCGAAGTTTAAAATTAAATCACCAAGTTGACGACGAACATCTCGACTTTTATCATCGTAAATTTTTGTTTCAATTTCTGGAAAATTTCCTTCCATGGAAGAAACTAAAGTTTTAACGGTATCTGCAGTTGTTATAATATCAGCTTGGTCGGTTTTCCAAACTCTTAAAATAATACTATTTTTTCCGTTTAACTTTTCATAGGTTTTCTCTTCTTCAAAACCATCAACTACCTTTGCGACGTCTTTTAAAATGGTAGCAAAACCTAATTCATTCCCTAACATCGGAACAGAAAGCATGTCTTTTGCTTCTTCAAAGTCACCTCTAGTCCGAAGTAGGTATTCAGTTCCATTTACTTTTAATCTTCCAGAAGGAATGTTTATATTTCGGGAACCGAGGGCATTCAGGACAGTATTGAGTCCAACTTCCTTTGCATTTAGGCTTTTAGGATTGACTTCCACAAGAAACTCACGGTTTCTATAACCAATTTTTTCGATTTCGGCGATTTCTTTGATTTGGAAAAAACGATCTTCAAATGCTTTGGCTGTGTCACGTAACTTTCGATAGTCGCCTATTGCATCCTTTGAATCTGCTTTTAAGGAAAGTGCAAGACTAATGACTTCTTGTTTTTCCGTTGTAATTTCTCTTACCTTCGGTTTTTGTGCATTGTCAGGAAGGCGAACGGAATCTACTGCGTCTTTGATATCATCGAGTACTTTTTTTGTATTTTTGGTCCCTTCAACAATGAAGACCATAATAACACTGACGTTTTCTAAGTTATAACTTCGAATTTTATCAATTTTTGCAACGGCACGTAATTTTTTTTCAATGGGAATCGCAACAAGCCTTTCAATCTCTTCCGGAGTGGCACCAGGAAGTGGTGCTTCAATGACAATTTTATCTAGAGCCACATTGGGAAACGCTTCCCTATGCATAGAAAGTAAACGTGAAAGTCCAATCAAAACAAATAGGACTAAAATGAACTGAATGATAAGTGTTTTATCGGTAATGAATTTTGCAATGTTCTGCATTCGTTACTTCCCAAAAATTAAAATACAAACAAAAAAGTTGACTAACTGGTCAGTTTTTATTCTGACATAAGAAAAACAACAGATTTTGTTTGGGAAAACGAATTTCTATACTCTAGAGTTTGAATTGATAGGCAATTTCCTTCAGATCTTCGGCAGTTTGTGTCAATTCCTGGGAACTATCGGCTGTTTGGACAGAGGCGTCACTGATTTGGCTAGTTCCTGAATTAATTTCGCCCAGGGCTAAGGCATTCTGATTCATGGCATCTGAAACGGAAAGGATTGCTTGGTGGACTTCTGTGATACTCGAACTAATCTCACGGGAAAGGTTAAAGGTCCTTTTGGCAAGTTTGTTAATTTCCTCAGATTGAGCTCGGTATTGTCTACCCGATGCTGCCACTTCCTCATAGTCTGGAATGACTTTATCTGTAATCATACTGAGTAGTTCCTTTACAGAATCTACCATTTCCATCATTGCTTTTTCTAGTTTTTTGTTTAGCTCAACAATCTTCTTTACTGTATCTTGGGATTTACCTGCTAAATGGGAAACTTCAGTAGCCACAACAGCAAACCCACGCCCATGTTCCCCAGCTCTTGCCGCTTCGATAGCAGCATTTAAGGAAAGTAAATTAGTTTGGTCTCCAATCTCTGAAATCATACTTGCAAGTTCCCTGATCTCTTTAATTGCTTCTGCATCTTTCACAGCGTTTTGGATTTTTTCATTGATCGATTCAAATAAGGACCTAGCTTCACTGAGAGACTTTCCAGCAAAAGTTTCCAACTGTCCTGCTTTGACTTCAATGTTCTCTGCACCTTTAGAAACAAGTTCCATTTCATCACCTAACAAACTCAATGTTTCCATCATCGAATTTGATTGAGAAGAAATCTCTTCTGCGGAGGCAGAAACATTTTCAGCACTGGCAGAAAGTTCTTGTACAGATGATGCTATCTCTTCCATAGTGGCAGACGAATCAGAAGCTAATGAAGAGAGATGAACACTTTTAACTGTCAAGGCTTCAGAGAGAGATTGAACTTTTTTAACGATCGAAATTAGATTCTTTCGCATTTTTTCTAAACTCTTGGCCATCCCTCCAATTTCATCTTTTCTATCTAATTGGATTTTAGGAACTTCCACTGCTAGTTCATTATGTGATATTCGATTCATAAGAATGGATGCCTCGCGTAAGGCATTCGTTACTTTTGTAAGAATATAGCCCATACCCATGGAAACCAAAACAACTGAAAATACTATACTCAATATTGTAAAAAAGGAGATGGAATCTAGAGATTTAGTCATGGCAACAACTGGAACCCTATAAATCACTCGCCAAGGAACGGACCGTAATTTATAGACTCCGTATAGACAATCATTTCCTTTTATGTCTTTCCCTCGAAAGATAAAAACATCCGCCTTTGATTCTGCTATTTTTTCCGAGATACCTTCGGGAAAGGCAATTTTTATATCTTTATTTAACAAAGTAATATCGGCTGCGAGTTTAATTTGTCCTGTTCCATCCACAAGCCAACTTTCTCCGCTAAACTGATCCACTTGTGTGAATTGTTTTGATGCGTTGGAAACATCAATTCCAATAGAACTAATTAAAACTGGCTTTCCATTTTCAATGGTTACTCCATTTACAAAAATAGCATAGGATTTATACTCCGCAGTATAATCCATATTAATGACTAAATCTTTACCAGAAGATATAAGCTCAAAAAACCAAGAATCATCTGGATCCTCAGCTCTTAATGTATCAATTTTTGTAGCCTTTTCATTAAAGTAGTTTTTGGTTAAAGGATTGATTAGGCCTAAATAAGTAATGTAACCTAACTTTTGTTTATATGTTGATAAATTTTTAAATAAATTTTCTGTTTTTTCCCCTTTGGGTTCTCCCGTTTTGGCCCAAAGGATACTATTTTGATCAGATACAATTAAAGTAGCGGTTTCTTTCGCGCGTTCCAAAATTGAATCTATTGAAGCCGACTTGGATTCTAGGATTTTGAGAATATCAAAACTTTCTAATTTGGAAATAATAGTACTTCTACCAACATAATAACTTAAGAAACCAGTTAAACTTGCTGAAATCGCAACAGAAAGAACGGTTAGCAGTAATAATTTTGTTCGAAGTGAATCTGGTTCCCATTTCAATTTCATAAGATTGTTTCCTTTAAATTTTTAAAATAGAATCTTGTTTGCAAATCTACGACAAAGAGTATAGAGTGTCATAACATTTATGACTCCTATACCTCAAGTAAAAAAGTATATTGCGATCAAAGTATATTCTATCTTTATGATGAGTCTTTTCCTCTTCTCACCATTGGTTATGGTGGCTGCTCCAAAGAAGAAATCTCCGATTATCTCAGGAGAAATCCCTAAGGAAATCCCACCTCTTGAAACAAATTCAGAAGCTGAAAAAAAGGAATCTCCTCCGTCCAGTGAAATCCAATTTAAAATCACAGGGATGGTTAAAACTGATTTTGCCTATGCAAACAATTCCGTTCTTTCGTTTGGTTTTGATAATCTTGTAGCACCTACTATGGCCAAACGCCAAGTGCAAGCGAGAGACTCAGAACCTCGATCGGGAATCTATCCTACGAGTTCTCTTCTCGGAACGGAAATTTCTTATGGAACCAAACTCAAAGGGATTTTTGAAGCTGACTTTGTTGATGTATCCAAAAGTTCAGCGGGACCAGAAACAAAAGCCCGAGTTCGACAAATTTTTTTTAAATACAATCCGAACACTTCGTTCGAGATTTTTATGGGAAGGACTTGGGATTTATTTGCAGGTGTTTTTCCTCATTCCTTTAACTCGAGTGCATTTATGTCCGCAACAGGTAATATCGGATGGCAAAGAGAACAAATCGGAGCTTGGTATAAATTAGGTAAGTTTAAATTGGGAGGAGCGATTGGTACTACCGGCTTCCACATTGATCCACAAGTCAAAACCAATATCGAAAGAAATTCCATGCCCACCGTAGCAATCCGTATTGATTGGTTACCAACGACAAACCTTATGCTCACAACTTCAGCTATCGGTGCAAAACTAAAAATAAGTGATCCTTATTCAGATTCCACTAGAGATGGGAGTTTTTTACACTACGATCCTAGTCGTTACGATCCAAATGCTACTCCAGTTTCAGGGCTTATACAAAAAGAAAACAATCGAAGGACAAACGTTGCCGCTGGTGGTATTTCTTTTGGATTCACATGGAAATGGGGAGCTCTCGAATCCAAAGGAGAAATCACATATGGAGCCAACCTAAATTCAGTGACAGCATCCTCAATCTCCCAAGTCCAATCCACAACGTATGGGAATGAAATCACTGATAGCCAATGGGGATTTTTATCAGGTTCTTACTTTTCAGACGCTAAAGTTAGTACGAAGACAAAATACAATTCACCGAGAGAAGTAACTGGTTTCTTAAGTTTTAATTACGAAGTCACTAAACAATTTGGAATCGGTATTCATGGAGGTATTTCGAGAATCACAAACCCAGAAGTACTTGTAGGAGCAGACTTCAACCAACTCACAATTAGTCGGTCTGATAGTTTCCAATGGACATCAAATCCTAGGGTTATGGGTGCAATTCGAGAAAACCATGACTATGGATTTAGAATGTATTATGACCCAGAGGACCGAGTCCGTTTTTTCATACAAACTGATTGGTTTAGAACCTTCTACAAAGATGTAGATAGGTATTCAGGCCAATCGGCGCATATCACCAGTTATGATCCCTCTACTGGCACAGGAGAACTACGTGATCCAGGAAACAAATACGTTCGTGCATCCGCATTGGGTGAATCTTATTCCCTTCGGGTCGGTGGATTGTTTCGATTTGATCCCTAAAAGAATTTTAAAGTTCTAACCATTTCAAAAGTGTTTGTTTTAAGTTTTCTTTTTGGACTGGTTTACTGATGTAATCATTCATACCAATCCCCAAACATTTTTCCTTTTCTCCAGCTATGATCCCAGCAGTCACAGCAATGATTGGTAGAGTTTTGCCCTGAGGAAGTTTTCTAATTTCCTTTGTGGCGTCATACCCATTCATTACCGGCATTTGGATATCCATCAAAATAAGAGACGGTATTTCATTTTGGAATACTTGAATTGCTTCTTCCCCATTCTGCGCTTCTAATATTTTTACTTCAGGAAGGATCCGTTTGATAAAATTTTTCATTAAGCCAAGGTTTACTGGATTATCTTCCACAACTAAAATTTTGGATGTATCTTTACTTGCGGAATGATTCCCTTCTCCCAGTTTCATATCCTTTGTTTCCAAATTTGTGGATTGTAATTTTGGATCAAATTCTGGAATTCTAAGTTGAATATCAAAGTAAAACTCACTTCCTTCATTTAGTTCACTCTTTAATTGTAAATCAGACTTCATAAGAGCAAGTAACTGTTTACATATGGCCAACCCAAGCCCTGTTCCACCAAATTTCCGTGTGGTGGAAAAATCTTCCTGAGTAAAAGAATCGAATATTTTCTCTTGGCTATCTTTTGCGATTCCAATTCCAGTATCTTTTACGGAAACCCTAAGTTTTACCGAATTTGTTTCTGGGCTTTCCAAACGTTTGACATTACATTCAACATAACCTGCTTCCGTAAATTTAATCGCATTCCCAAGTAAATTCAAGATTACTTGCCTCAACCGATTGGAATCAAACATAAGAAGTGGAGGAATGTTTTCCTCAATATGAAATTGAATATCAAGTCCCTTGATGATGGCTTGGATATTCATAATTTTGATAGCTTCCAAAACCAATTTTTTTAGATTGTATGCTTCTTCTGCCAATTGTAACTTTCCCGCTTCAGCCTTTGAAAAGTCCAAGATATCATTCACAATATTAAGTAATGCGTGAGCAGATTGTTTTACAATTTGTGCATATTCGTTATAGGAAGAGTTTTCCAATGTTTCCGCTAATAAATCGGAATAACCAATGATTCCATTAAGAGGGGTTCGGATTTCATGGCTCATATTTGCTAAAAATTCGGACTTAGCGCTGTAAGCTTTTTCAGCAAATTCTTTTGCCTGTTTTAATTCTAACTTAGTATCATAGTCTTCGGTAATATCACGAGTAAACATTAGTATCCCGCCTATACCCCCACCTAATTGGCTCCATGGGCGAATTTCCCACTGGATCACTTGGTCTTTATGCCAACCTGGAGGTCTCCAAACGTCTTCATCTCTCTTCAAAACCTCGCCACGTAACCCCCGTGAGTGGATGTCTTTCCATTCCTGACTGATATTAGGAAAAATTTCATAATGGCTCTTTCCGATAATTTCTTCTTTGGTCAGAGGAATTTTATAATCCTCTATCCAACGTTGGCTAAGTGCTACATAACGCATTTCCTGGTCTAACATGGCAACGGCGGCAGGAGCATGCTCGACAAATGACCATAAAATAGATGTTTGGGCGGCAAGTGCCATTTCCCATTTTTTTCGTTCATTGATGTCTTGGATAATTCCGTATATTTTTACAATCTTTCCATTTTCATATTCTGCGCGACCAATGGTTCGAATCCAGGTTTGGTTACCTTTGGCTGTTACCATTTCCAATTCTAAATCGTATTCTTTACCTTCAGCTAACAGTAATGATACTGCATCCGATATCTTTCGTTTACTACCTTCAGCTTGAAAAAACTGAATTCCACCTTCCACACTCGGAA is a window encoding:
- a CDS encoding methyl-accepting chemotaxis protein yields the protein MKLKWEPDSLRTKLLLLTVLSVAISASLTGFLSYYVGRSTIISKLESFDILKILESKSASIDSILERAKETATLIVSDQNSILWAKTGEPKGEKTENLFKNLSTYKQKLGYITYLGLINPLTKNYFNEKATKIDTLRAEDPDDSWFFELISSGKDLVINMDYTAEYKSYAIFVNGVTIENGKPVLISSIGIDVSNASKQFTQVDQFSGESWLVDGTGQIKLAADITLLNKDIKIAFPEGISEKIAESKADVFIFRGKDIKGNDCLYGVYKLRSVPWRVIYRVPVVAMTKSLDSISFFTILSIVFSVVLVSMGMGYILTKVTNALREASILMNRISHNELAVEVPKIQLDRKDEIGGMAKSLEKMRKNLISIVKKVQSLSEALTVKSVHLSSLASDSSATMEEIASSVQELSASAENVSASAEEISSQSNSMMETLSLLGDEMELVSKGAENIEVKAGQLETFAGKSLSEARSLFESINEKIQNAVKDAEAIKEIRELASMISEIGDQTNLLSLNAAIEAARAGEHGRGFAVVATEVSHLAGKSQDTVKKIVELNKKLEKAMMEMVDSVKELLSMITDKVIPDYEEVAASGRQYRAQSEEINKLAKRTFNLSREISSSITEVHQAILSVSDAMNQNALALGEINSGTSQISDASVQTADSSQELTQTAEDLKEIAYQFKL
- a CDS encoding PAS domain S-box protein, which gives rise to MNPITFIAGKRELCEIILEFGLHGFLVWDPSIGIVFPSPVASKSMGMIKEQSFPAECILTNSGIRLETVLGTKESIVGRICFDPNNSAGFPFRMYPKEFVESGKKYILLVLDTTIETPNEQSPHILQSTELSRDLFSSSFRSSSIGMEIANPHGEVIEVNPIFCQWLGYSANELKTKSISDITHPEDLELELTFLEKLNRGFIQSFQIKKRYITKDKRLIWALLNKSIIRDHLGNPIYYLSQILDISESLQAEMELRSISRLLDQVAGLAKIGGWDLDLRTNKASWTNVTKSIHEVPDDYIPSVEGGIQFFQAEGSKRKISDAVSLLLAEGKEYDLELEMVTAKGNQTWIRTIGRAEYENGKIVKIYGIIQDINERKKWEMALAAQTSILWSFVEHAPAAVAMLDQEMRYVALSQRWIEDYKIPLTKEEIIGKSHYEIFPNISQEWKDIHSRGLRGEVLKRDEDVWRPPGWHKDQVIQWEIRPWSQLGGGIGGILMFTRDITEDYDTKLELKQAKEFAEKAYSAKSEFLANMSHEIRTPLNGIIGYSDLLAETLENSSYNEYAQIVKQSAHALLNIVNDILDFSKAEAGKLQLAEEAYNLKKLVLEAIKIMNIQAIIKGLDIQFHIEENIPPLLMFDSNRLRQVILNLLGNAIKFTEAGYVECNVKRLESPETNSVKLRVSVKDTGIGIAKDSQEKIFDSFTQEDFSTTRKFGGTGLGLAICKQLLALMKSDLQLKSELNEGSEFYFDIQLRIPEFDPKLQSTNLETKDMKLGEGNHSASKDTSKILVVEDNPVNLGLMKNFIKRILPEVKILEAQNGEEAIQVFQNEIPSLILMDIQMPVMNGYDATKEIRKLPQGKTLPIIAVTAGIIAGEKEKCLGIGMNDYISKPVQKENLKQTLLKWLEL